From Mucilaginibacter rubeus, a single genomic window includes:
- a CDS encoding OmpP1/FadL family transporter, whose product MKIKYLLSVIAIVAITKDSFAQYSQDAIRFSTFQTGSTSRIKAIGNAGTAIGGDLSSISGNPAGLGFFTHSEVSLTPEYDNSKINSSFFGQAGSANRNDLNMSNAAVVLYQQLNTTHKDKSKGWLSINYGAGYSRTNNFYENVAYGGTNQTSSISDYYAGIAKREVSQYGSVNPNGLDGWAYDHVLIDNFGPATDPNSYSSTVNVPVRQLAGITRTGGQSEFNLSFGANYSNKLYVGLGLAITDIRYNSNSAFTENGNAVITNGGAPTDFSSTFLQSQATKGSGFNAKLGIIYKPVQAVRLGFVFTSPTFYNIDDSYTEGLQTQYTGGSSYRNVSEPYQLSYNLRTPLKLAGGASVFIGKYGFISGDVEYIDYTTTHLSSNDSYTADGDNSDIKSLYRSTVNLHVGAEINVNSLVYLRGGYSQQGNPMKDLGSDIKTVSGGIGVHFGAYFIDATYARVTGRQTLFPYDVGATSPFADLKKTNNNAFLTLGYRF is encoded by the coding sequence ATGAAAATCAAGTATTTACTAAGCGTAATTGCTATAGTAGCAATTACTAAAGATAGTTTTGCGCAATACTCACAGGATGCCATCAGGTTTTCAACCTTTCAAACCGGGTCAACATCACGCATTAAAGCTATTGGCAACGCGGGTACAGCCATAGGCGGCGATCTGAGTTCGATAAGCGGTAACCCTGCAGGTTTGGGCTTTTTCACCCACTCGGAAGTGAGCCTTACGCCTGAGTATGACAACTCAAAAATAAACTCAAGCTTTTTTGGGCAGGCCGGCAGCGCAAACCGCAACGATCTAAACATGAGCAATGCCGCGGTAGTGTTATATCAGCAGCTTAATACCACGCACAAGGATAAAAGCAAAGGCTGGCTAAGTATTAATTACGGCGCGGGCTACAGCCGTACCAACAATTTTTATGAAAACGTTGCTTACGGTGGTACCAATCAAACAAGTTCCATTTCTGATTACTACGCTGGTATAGCCAAACGCGAGGTTTCCCAGTACGGCAGCGTTAACCCCAACGGTCTTGACGGCTGGGCTTATGATCATGTATTAATCGATAACTTTGGCCCGGCTACCGATCCAAACTCTTACTCAAGTACAGTAAATGTTCCCGTAAGACAGCTGGCAGGTATCACCCGCACTGGTGGCCAGTCGGAGTTTAACCTGTCATTCGGTGCCAATTACAGCAATAAACTTTATGTAGGTTTAGGCCTGGCTATTACAGATATCAGGTACAACTCAAATAGCGCGTTCACCGAAAATGGTAACGCTGTTATCACGAATGGCGGTGCCCCTACCGATTTTTCATCAACCTTTTTGCAAAGTCAGGCAACTAAAGGTTCGGGCTTTAACGCCAAACTGGGTATCATTTACAAACCGGTACAGGCAGTACGCTTAGGTTTCGTATTTACTTCGCCAACGTTTTATAATATCGACGACTCTTACACTGAAGGACTTCAAACCCAATACACCGGCGGAAGCAGCTACAGGAATGTATCTGAGCCATATCAGCTGAGTTATAACCTGCGCACACCATTAAAATTAGCAGGTGGTGCCTCCGTTTTCATTGGCAAATATGGTTTTATAAGCGGCGATGTTGAATATATTGATTATACCACTACACACCTGAGCAGCAACGATAGCTATACTGCTGATGGCGATAACAGCGATATCAAATCACTTTATCGCTCAACAGTAAACCTGCACGTAGGTGCCGAAATTAATGTAAACAGCCTGGTTTATTTGCGCGGCGGTTACAGTCAGCAAGGCAACCCAATGAAAGATCTGGGTAGCGATATTAAAACCGTTAGCGGTGGTATAGGCGTGCACTTTGGCGCTTACTTTATTGATGCTACCTACGCGAGGGTAACCGGCAGACAAACCTTGTTCCCTTATGATGTTGGAGCAACCAGTCCTTTCGCCGATTTGAAAAAAACTAATAATAATGCGTTCCTAACTTTAGGATACCGTTTTTAG
- the proS gene encoding proline--tRNA ligase — protein MSKGVISKDEDYSQWFNDLVIKSDMAEYSPVRGCMIIKPYGYSIWEKIQAVLDEMFKETGHSNAYFPLLIPKSFFSKEASHVDGFAKECAVVTHYRLKNDGEGNIIVDEEAKLEEELIIRPTSETIIWNTYKGWIQSYRDLPILVNQWANVMRWEMRTRLFLRTSEFLWQEGHTAHATAEEAIAETEQMLDVYADFAENWMALPVVKGRKTANERFAGALDTYCIEALMQDGKALQAGTSHFLGQNFAKAFDVKFTNKENKLDYVWATSWGVSTRLIGALIMAHSDDAGLVLPPKIAPIKVVVVPIYKHQEELDNISAYVAALSKELKAKGISVKFDNRDTHRPGAKFAEYELKGVPLRVAIGSRDMQNGTVELARRDTKTKETVNQEGLAQVIENLLEEIQQNIYKKAFDFRAGNTKEVDTWEEFKRVLDEEPGFISAHWDGTSETEQKIKEETKATIRCIPLNNKQEEGKCIFTGKPSTQRVLFARAY, from the coding sequence ATGAGCAAAGGTGTTATTAGTAAAGACGAAGATTATTCGCAATGGTTTAACGACTTAGTAATTAAATCTGACATGGCCGAATATTCGCCGGTTAGGGGCTGTATGATCATTAAACCGTACGGTTATTCGATATGGGAAAAGATCCAGGCGGTGCTTGACGAAATGTTTAAAGAAACCGGGCACAGCAATGCCTATTTCCCGCTTTTAATACCCAAGTCTTTTTTTAGTAAAGAAGCCAGCCATGTTGACGGTTTTGCAAAGGAATGCGCCGTTGTGACCCATTATCGCCTCAAAAATGATGGCGAGGGGAATATTATTGTGGATGAAGAAGCCAAGCTTGAAGAAGAGCTGATCATTCGCCCAACATCAGAAACTATTATCTGGAATACATACAAAGGCTGGATCCAATCATACCGTGATCTGCCTATCCTGGTTAACCAGTGGGCAAACGTAATGCGCTGGGAAATGCGTACCCGTTTGTTTTTACGCACCAGCGAGTTTTTATGGCAGGAAGGCCACACTGCACACGCGACAGCAGAAGAAGCAATTGCCGAAACCGAGCAAATGCTGGATGTATATGCTGATTTTGCTGAAAACTGGATGGCGTTACCGGTAGTAAAAGGCCGTAAAACAGCTAACGAGCGTTTTGCCGGAGCATTGGATACCTATTGTATTGAGGCATTAATGCAGGATGGTAAAGCTTTACAGGCTGGTACATCACACTTTTTAGGACAAAACTTTGCCAAAGCTTTTGATGTAAAGTTCACCAATAAAGAAAATAAGCTTGATTACGTTTGGGCTACTTCATGGGGTGTTTCAACCCGTTTGATAGGTGCGCTGATCATGGCACATAGTGATGATGCCGGTTTGGTATTGCCTCCAAAAATTGCCCCTATAAAAGTTGTGGTAGTGCCTATCTATAAACACCAGGAAGAGCTTGACAATATTTCGGCTTATGTAGCAGCGTTGAGCAAGGAGCTTAAGGCAAAAGGCATTTCGGTTAAGTTTGACAACCGCGATACCCATCGTCCAGGCGCCAAATTTGCCGAGTACGAGTTGAAAGGCGTGCCTCTGCGTGTAGCCATCGGTAGCCGTGATATGCAGAACGGTACTGTTGAGCTGGCCCGCCGTGATACGAAGACTAAAGAGACTGTTAACCAGGAAGGTCTTGCGCAGGTTATCGAAAACCTGCTTGAGGAGATTCAACAAAATATCTACAAAAAAGCTTTCGATTTCCGTGCCGGGAATACTAAAGAGGTTGACACCTGGGAAGAGTTTAAACGTGTACTTGACGAAGAGCCTGGATTTATCAGCGCCCATTGGGATGGCACATCTGAAACCGAACAAAAAATAAAAGAGGAAACTAAGGCGACAATCCGTTGCATACCTTTGAATAACAAGCAGGAAGAAGGCAAATGTATTTTTACCGGTAAGCCTTCCACGCAGAGGGTTCTTTTTGCAAGGGCTTATTAG
- a CDS encoding cystathionine gamma-synthase, producing MKFATKAIHAGQEPDPTTGAIMTPIYQTSTYWQKSPGDNKGYEYSRGTNPTRKALEDCLAALENAKFGLAFSSGMGATDAVMKLLAPGDEVITGNDLYGGSYRIFTKIFANYGVKFHFLDLSDPEIVRAHVNDKTKLVWIETPTNPTMRIVDVEAIGKITKEKNLLFVVDNTFASPYLQNPIDMGADIVMHSVTKYIGGHSDVVMGALMLNDEELYKKLWFIYNACGATPGPMDSFLVLRGIKTLHLRMKAHCENGRQIAEFLKDHPKVEKIYWPGFTDHPNHDIAKKQMRDFGGMISIVLKDADLQETFRIASSFKVFSLAESLGGVESLINHPVSMTHGSIPKAEREKAGVVDNLLRLSVGVEDIEDLLEDIKQALS from the coding sequence ATGAAATTCGCAACTAAAGCAATACACGCAGGGCAGGAGCCCGATCCAACAACCGGCGCTATCATGACGCCGATATACCAGACATCAACCTACTGGCAGAAATCGCCGGGGGATAATAAGGGGTATGAGTACTCGCGTGGCACCAACCCAACCCGTAAGGCTTTGGAAGATTGTTTGGCTGCTTTGGAAAACGCGAAGTTTGGTCTGGCGTTTTCGAGCGGCATGGGTGCTACCGATGCCGTAATGAAATTGCTTGCTCCGGGCGATGAGGTGATTACCGGTAATGACCTGTACGGAGGTTCATACCGTATCTTCACTAAAATATTTGCCAACTACGGGGTTAAATTCCATTTTTTGGATCTGTCTGATCCGGAGATTGTTCGCGCTCATGTAAATGATAAAACTAAGTTGGTTTGGATAGAAACACCTACCAACCCAACAATGCGGATTGTGGATGTAGAAGCCATCGGTAAGATCACGAAAGAGAAGAATTTGCTTTTTGTGGTGGATAATACCTTTGCTTCGCCATACCTGCAAAATCCTATAGATATGGGCGCAGACATTGTAATGCATTCCGTAACCAAATACATTGGTGGCCACAGCGATGTGGTAATGGGCGCATTGATGCTGAATGATGAAGAACTTTACAAAAAGCTTTGGTTCATTTACAACGCCTGCGGTGCCACTCCGGGACCTATGGACAGCTTCCTGGTGCTGCGTGGTATCAAAACCCTGCACCTGCGCATGAAAGCACATTGTGAGAATGGCAGGCAAATAGCTGAGTTTTTGAAAGATCACCCTAAAGTTGAAAAGATCTACTGGCCGGGCTTTACCGATCACCCAAATCATGACATCGCCAAAAAACAAATGCGTGATTTTGGTGGCATGATCTCCATCGTATTAAAAGATGCCGATTTGCAGGAAACTTTCCGCATCGCGTCATCATTTAAAGTGTTTTCATTGGCCGAGTCGTTAGGCGGTGTTGAATCGTTGATCAACCACCCGGTAAGCATGACCCACGGCTCAATCCCTAAAGCCGAGCGTGAAAAAGCCGGTGTAGTTGACAACCTGCTGCGCCTGAGCGTAGGGGTAGAGGATATTGAGGATTTGTTGGAGGATATTAAGCAAGCATTGAGTTAA
- a CDS encoding TIGR02757 family protein, whose protein sequence is MTTATATATATNKIMTENLKAFLDAKVAQYNRPEFIENDPVTIPHMFSQKQDIEIMGFWAATLAWGQRVTIIKKCKELIALMDGAPYDFIINHEEPDLKRLLKFKHRTFNDVDTLYFIAFFRQHYERFGSLEDAFLPPGPQKREHGLAVEHALNSFRSYFFSLPDFPHRTKKHVSSPSQKSTCKRLNMFLRWMVRKDDNGVDFGIWSRIKPADLICPLDLHVDRVSRKLNLINRKQTDWQTAVELTQRLREFDPNDPVKYDFALFGLGIEERWGVQF, encoded by the coding sequence ATGACAACTGCTACTGCTACCGCAACTGCCACCAATAAAATCATGACAGAAAACCTCAAAGCCTTCCTCGACGCTAAAGTTGCCCAGTACAATCGCCCTGAATTTATTGAGAATGATCCCGTGACTATCCCGCATATGTTTAGCCAGAAGCAGGATATCGAGATCATGGGTTTTTGGGCAGCCACCCTGGCTTGGGGGCAACGGGTTACCATCATCAAAAAATGTAAGGAACTCATCGCTTTGATGGATGGCGCGCCTTATGATTTCATTATAAATCACGAAGAGCCTGATCTTAAAAGACTCTTAAAGTTTAAGCACCGCACGTTTAACGATGTGGATACGCTTTATTTTATAGCTTTTTTCAGGCAGCATTATGAACGGTTTGGATCGCTGGAAGATGCGTTTTTGCCCCCTGGACCCCAAAAGCGGGAGCATGGGTTAGCTGTAGAGCATGCGCTTAATAGTTTCCGGTCGTATTTCTTTTCTTTGCCTGATTTTCCTCATCGCACAAAAAAACATGTGTCATCGCCTTCGCAAAAATCTACCTGCAAGCGGCTAAATATGTTTTTGCGCTGGATGGTGCGTAAGGACGATAACGGTGTTGATTTTGGTATCTGGAGCCGCATTAAACCTGCCGACCTGATCTGTCCGCTTGATTTGCATGTAGACAGGGTATCACGTAAACTCAATCTCATTAACCGCAAACAAACCGACTGGCAAACCGCCGTGGAACTAACCCAAAGGCTCCGCGAGTTTGATCCTAATGATCCGGTTAAGTACGATTTCGCTTTGTTTGGATTGGGGATAGAAGAACGTTGGGGTGTGCAGTTTTAA
- a CDS encoding nucleoid-associated protein has translation MVTFFEASLETISVHHVGNQSQEEMYALSEQPLELKDDVIPNLLMQYFLKPFEKANEVYHLMHSSGDLQLNELHHFATQVFDDNTKFHEASEKIAKHLYKVTNHPNIKGGELYVVYFNKVQIEGNPLNAIGIFKSENKETYLKVYPDKGGFQVDYEQDAININKLDKGVLIFNIEKENGYKVVVVDKTNTGQEAARFWKDDFLQLKIRNDSFNQTNNTLGIYKNFITEKIDEEFEMSKADKIDLLNRSMKYFKEKETFDMEEFSNEVIGNEQAIESFKNFKNQYEEEFDSPIADNFIISENAVKKQARVYKSVLKLDKNFHIYIHGDKELIEKGFDDGRAMNYYKVYFKEEA, from the coding sequence ATGGTAACTTTTTTTGAAGCTTCGCTCGAGACTATTTCGGTACATCATGTTGGTAATCAGTCGCAGGAAGAGATGTATGCGCTTTCCGAACAGCCTCTGGAATTAAAGGATGATGTAATCCCCAACCTGCTTATGCAATACTTTCTGAAGCCTTTTGAAAAGGCCAACGAAGTTTATCACCTGATGCACAGCAGCGGCGATCTGCAACTGAACGAGCTTCATCACTTTGCCACACAGGTGTTTGATGATAACACAAAATTCCATGAGGCATCTGAGAAAATAGCGAAGCATTTGTATAAAGTTACCAACCACCCCAACATTAAAGGCGGCGAACTTTATGTGGTTTACTTCAACAAAGTACAAATTGAAGGCAATCCATTAAATGCCATCGGAATTTTCAAATCAGAAAATAAGGAAACCTATCTTAAGGTTTATCCGGATAAAGGCGGTTTCCAGGTTGATTATGAGCAGGACGCCATCAACATCAATAAACTGGATAAGGGTGTACTGATTTTCAATATCGAAAAAGAGAACGGCTACAAAGTGGTAGTAGTTGATAAAACCAATACAGGACAGGAAGCGGCCCGATTCTGGAAGGATGATTTTCTGCAGCTCAAAATTCGTAACGACAGCTTTAACCAAACCAACAATACGCTCGGCATCTACAAAAACTTTATCACCGAAAAAATCGACGAAGAGTTTGAGATGAGTAAAGCTGATAAAATCGACTTGCTCAATCGCTCCATGAAGTATTTTAAGGAGAAGGAAACTTTTGATATGGAAGAGTTTTCAAACGAAGTGATAGGCAACGAGCAGGCTATCGAGTCGTTCAAAAACTTTAAAAACCAGTATGAGGAGGAGTTTGACAGCCCTATTGCCGATAATTTCATCATTTCAGAAAACGCGGTAAAAAAACAGGCCCGTGTTTATAAAAGTGTGCTCAAGCTTGATAAAAACTTCCACATCTACATTCATGGTGATAAAGAACTGATTGAGAAAGGCTTTGATGATGGTCGGGCAATGAACTATTATAAAGTTTATTTTAAGGAAGAGGCTTAA
- the mnmE gene encoding tRNA uridine-5-carboxymethylaminomethyl(34) synthesis GTPase MnmE: MTDNTDTIVALATPNGVGAIAVIRLSGPDAISIANSVFKGKDLSKQASHTIHFGSIADGDLILDEVLVSLFVGPRSYTRENVVEISCHASGYIVESIIKLFIKKGARSAKPGEFTLRAFLNGQLDLSQAEAVADLIASNSKASQQVALQQLRGGFSTQLQALREQLVNFASLIELELDFAEEDVEFANRDQLKNLIHEITRIVGRLINSFELGNAIKNGVNTVIAGRPNAGKSTLLNALLNEERAIVSHIPGTTRDTIEEVLNIQGINFRLIDTAGIREATDAIEQIGVQRTMEKISQSALLIYVFDAAEITIEELNKDIESLQKPGITMLVVANKADLLNPEQLSALPHTDRAIIISAKEKRHIDELKHKIYSSAVKDQLSGDETLITNIRHLEALQKTEEALIRVLGGIDGSITSDFLSMDIKQALHYLGEITGVVTTDDLLENIFSKFCIGK; this comes from the coding sequence ATGACAGATAATACCGATACCATAGTAGCCCTTGCCACACCGAATGGGGTGGGTGCCATAGCAGTGATCCGCCTTTCGGGCCCTGATGCCATAAGCATTGCCAATAGCGTGTTTAAGGGTAAAGACCTGAGTAAACAGGCATCACACACTATCCATTTTGGTAGCATTGCCGATGGCGACCTGATTTTGGACGAGGTGCTGGTATCATTGTTTGTTGGTCCGCGGTCATACACCCGCGAAAACGTTGTGGAGATATCCTGCCACGCTTCCGGATATATTGTTGAAAGTATTATTAAGCTGTTCATCAAAAAAGGTGCAAGATCAGCCAAGCCCGGCGAATTTACCCTAAGGGCATTCCTAAATGGTCAGCTTGATTTGAGCCAGGCCGAAGCGGTAGCCGACTTGATTGCTTCAAATTCTAAAGCTTCGCAGCAAGTAGCTCTACAGCAACTCCGCGGAGGTTTCAGTACCCAATTACAGGCCCTACGTGAACAATTGGTAAACTTCGCCTCCCTGATAGAACTGGAACTTGATTTTGCCGAAGAAGATGTAGAGTTTGCTAACCGTGATCAGTTGAAAAATCTGATCCATGAAATTACCAGGATCGTAGGCCGGCTTATCAATTCGTTTGAGTTGGGGAATGCTATTAAAAACGGTGTAAATACAGTAATAGCCGGCAGGCCGAATGCCGGTAAATCAACGCTGTTGAACGCGCTGCTTAATGAAGAGCGCGCGATAGTGAGCCATATCCCCGGTACCACAAGAGATACGATTGAGGAAGTACTGAATATCCAGGGCATTAATTTCAGGCTGATAGATACCGCCGGAATCCGCGAAGCCACAGATGCCATTGAACAGATAGGTGTGCAGCGTACCATGGAGAAGATCAGCCAGTCGGCCTTGTTGATTTATGTGTTTGACGCGGCGGAAATCACCATAGAAGAACTGAACAAGGATATAGAAAGCTTGCAAAAGCCAGGGATTACCATGTTGGTAGTAGCCAATAAAGCTGATTTGCTTAATCCTGAACAACTATCGGCCCTGCCACATACCGATAGGGCTATTATTATCTCGGCCAAAGAAAAGCGACATATCGATGAGCTTAAACACAAGATTTATTCGTCGGCAGTGAAAGATCAATTAAGTGGCGACGAAACATTGATAACAAATATCCGTCACCTCGAAGCCCTGCAAAAAACAGAAGAAGCCCTCATTAGAGTGCTTGGCGGCATAGATGGCAGTATTACTTCTGATTTCCTGTCGATGGATATTAAACAAGCGCTTCACTACCTCGGTGAGATTACCGGTGTTGTTACGACGGACGATTTATTGGAGAATATATTTAGTAAGTTTTGTATCGGCAAGTAA
- a CDS encoding SUMF1/EgtB/PvdO family nonheme iron enzyme: MSARQTKKYDVFLSHNSLDKPIVEEIAQWLVKESYKVWFDKWELIVGEAWQEELELGLSHSACCIIFFGSNKLSPWQNEEMRVALSAKASNRSIRVIPVLLPLAKNEEKESQLPAFLQRLTWVKFENNIYEAEPLRRLKCGIDGIPPGRPSKISNKRTSEKNPFKGLEAFGEKDKEYFFGRDFFIQKLKNHIDLYKLLILTGPSGSGKSSIILAGLVPLLRESNLITAIFTPRIDPINELTVALKRSIETKQTGESLKKELKNSESGEALYFFLRHFTSEDKKMLLIVDQFEEIFTQTTEDLRIQFINLLLKARDDENVRIILTMRSDFIGNCAVYPNLNLLVNDHLVQIGPMSEDELRAAIVEPSMLENLRLEEGLVDRIISDSKGASSELPLIEYALSELWRKRQGNTLTNIAYKSIGGVEGALVNRADAEYNLLSPSEQQLLRRMISLRLIQPGDGAMDTKRKASKTELHSMGEEKSVEKMIQLWTGKNLRMMTVYEDPISKQVYVELAHETLIRNWGKIQEWMQEDRETSKIINKIRLLAIDYTNLGEDYLLHGTQLQHVIKFSDILSGRLTETEEKFIKDSIERERTLKAREFKTAQDLKNAKSRSLTLLVITLIIIFLGLTTVTILFYSKKQTLNEYERLADSERINRAKTEAEKLWPLGPKSIEPLNQWIINYSFLINRLKLHQAALDRLRLSALQYTHKEKLADFFPEITALKNAVEAETKIKSRLMYAKEKEKPPLKKQLKEEEERIAKLRSDTAGRRTWNFGDDLEKQFRHDILSKLVVALTDFSAKNGLFADIKARLNKSKKIKKSTIDDFKAQWAQVNMRLARSKKYMNLRLSPQLGLIPLGPDPKSGLEEFIDWQTNEKELPERAETGSFTIKPSTGIIFVLIPEGEFYMGAQKKTPSLTNYDRQALENEMPVRKVKLKAFFLSKYEMTQGQWLRITGKNPSFHKPGYIRQPMPSPVTLSHPVEQVSWNEAKSTLSKLGLDLPTEAQWERAARADLNLIYAGTSKISELSRFSNIGGIEAKKVWPDLKSTYKDSWLIHSPVGSFEPNNFGLYDMTGNVFEWCKDQYSDYSIPPRNGDGLRISGETARIDRGGGFAYDQLSARIASRNKVDPDYKDYFLGVRPVRLISYLK; this comes from the coding sequence ATGTCGGCAAGGCAAACCAAAAAATACGACGTATTTCTCAGTCATAACAGTTTAGACAAACCAATCGTCGAAGAGATAGCCCAATGGCTGGTTAAAGAAAGCTATAAAGTTTGGTTTGATAAATGGGAGCTAATAGTTGGGGAAGCGTGGCAGGAAGAACTGGAATTAGGATTAAGCCATTCAGCTTGTTGCATCATTTTTTTTGGTTCGAATAAACTAAGTCCTTGGCAAAATGAAGAAATGAGGGTAGCCTTGTCTGCAAAAGCGTCCAATCGTTCGATAAGAGTTATACCTGTTTTATTACCATTAGCCAAAAACGAAGAAAAAGAAAGCCAACTGCCAGCTTTTCTGCAACGTTTAACCTGGGTTAAATTTGAAAACAACATATATGAAGCGGAGCCTTTGAGGCGGCTAAAATGCGGTATTGACGGAATCCCCCCAGGCCGACCGAGTAAAATTTCTAATAAAAGAACTTCAGAAAAAAATCCCTTTAAAGGCCTAGAAGCATTTGGAGAAAAAGATAAAGAATATTTTTTTGGCAGAGATTTCTTTATCCAAAAGCTAAAAAACCATATTGATCTTTACAAGCTATTAATCTTAACTGGCCCTTCAGGTAGCGGCAAGTCATCAATTATACTAGCAGGTTTAGTCCCATTACTGAGAGAGAGTAACTTGATTACCGCGATTTTCACTCCGCGGATAGATCCGATTAACGAGCTTACTGTTGCGTTAAAAAGAAGTATCGAAACCAAACAGACAGGGGAATCTTTAAAAAAAGAATTAAAAAATTCGGAGAGTGGTGAAGCTCTATATTTTTTTTTAAGACACTTTACCTCAGAAGACAAAAAAATGCTGCTTATTGTTGATCAGTTTGAAGAGATTTTCACGCAAACAACGGAAGACCTACGGATACAGTTCATAAATCTGCTTTTAAAAGCAAGAGATGATGAGAACGTCAGGATTATATTGACCATGCGTTCGGATTTCATCGGCAACTGCGCGGTGTATCCCAATTTAAATTTACTTGTTAACGACCATTTGGTTCAGATTGGCCCAATGAGCGAGGACGAATTAAGGGCAGCTATTGTTGAACCTAGCATGTTAGAAAATTTGCGGCTTGAAGAGGGGTTGGTAGACCGAATAATTTCAGATTCAAAAGGAGCATCAAGTGAATTACCTTTAATTGAATACGCATTATCTGAACTTTGGCGAAAAAGACAAGGTAATACGCTGACAAACATTGCTTACAAAAGTATTGGAGGCGTTGAAGGCGCGTTGGTAAATCGTGCAGACGCAGAATATAATCTTCTCAGCCCATCCGAACAACAACTACTCCGCAGAATGATCTCATTAAGACTTATTCAGCCCGGAGATGGAGCAATGGACACAAAAAGAAAAGCGAGCAAGACTGAACTACACTCTATGGGAGAAGAAAAATCCGTAGAAAAAATGATTCAACTTTGGACTGGCAAAAACTTAAGAATGATGACAGTCTATGAGGATCCAATTAGTAAGCAAGTTTATGTCGAATTGGCTCATGAAACATTAATCAGAAATTGGGGAAAGATTCAAGAATGGATGCAGGAAGATCGTGAGACCTCAAAGATTATAAACAAGATAAGACTCCTAGCAATAGATTACACAAATCTGGGAGAAGACTATTTATTACATGGCACTCAATTGCAACATGTAATTAAGTTTTCAGACATTTTAAGTGGTAGATTGACAGAGACCGAAGAAAAGTTCATTAAAGATAGCATAGAGAGGGAAAGAACACTAAAGGCTCGAGAGTTCAAGACAGCGCAGGATTTGAAAAATGCAAAGTCAAGGTCGTTGACTTTGCTTGTAATAACTTTAATAATCATTTTTCTAGGTTTAACAACCGTTACCATTTTGTTCTATTCTAAAAAACAGACCTTGAATGAATACGAAAGGTTAGCGGATTCAGAACGGATCAACCGGGCAAAAACGGAAGCGGAAAAGCTTTGGCCATTAGGACCTAAGTCGATTGAACCTTTGAATCAATGGATTATCAATTATAGTTTTTTGATAAACAGGCTCAAATTACATCAAGCTGCGTTAGATCGGCTTCGTTTATCAGCCTTGCAGTATACTCATAAAGAAAAATTAGCTGATTTTTTTCCAGAAATAACCGCGTTGAAGAATGCGGTTGAAGCTGAAACAAAAATCAAATCTCGACTCATGTATGCTAAAGAAAAAGAAAAACCTCCTTTAAAAAAACAGTTGAAAGAAGAAGAAGAAAGGATAGCCAAACTGAGATCGGACACAGCTGGACGCAGAACTTGGAATTTCGGAGATGATCTAGAAAAACAGTTTCGTCATGATATCCTAAGTAAACTTGTCGTGGCTTTAACTGATTTCTCGGCAAAAAACGGCTTGTTTGCCGACATAAAAGCCAGGTTAAACAAATCAAAAAAAATTAAGAAAAGCACCATTGATGATTTTAAAGCTCAATGGGCTCAAGTTAATATGCGTCTTGCTCGGAGTAAAAAATACATGAACTTAAGACTAAGTCCGCAGCTCGGATTAATTCCTCTTGGCCCCGATCCAAAGTCCGGTCTAGAAGAATTTATAGATTGGCAGACAAATGAGAAGGAACTACCGGAAAGAGCCGAAACAGGAAGTTTCACAATTAAACCGAGCACAGGAATTATTTTCGTTCTAATACCTGAAGGTGAGTTTTACATGGGCGCTCAAAAAAAGACACCGAGCTTAACTAACTACGATCGACAGGCATTAGAAAACGAAATGCCTGTCAGGAAAGTCAAGCTTAAAGCATTTTTTTTGTCAAAATATGAAATGACACAAGGGCAATGGCTTCGAATAACAGGCAAAAATCCAAGTTTTCATAAACCCGGCTATATTAGGCAACCAATGCCAAGTCCAGTAACTCTTTCGCATCCTGTAGAGCAAGTAAGCTGGAATGAGGCGAAGAGCACATTAAGCAAACTTGGTCTTGACCTACCAACTGAAGCACAGTGGGAACGGGCTGCAAGGGCTGATTTGAATTTAATTTACGCTGGAACATCAAAAATCAGTGAACTAAGCAGATTTAGCAATATCGGCGGAATAGAAGCCAAGAAAGTTTGGCCGGATCTGAAATCCACATACAAAGATAGTTGGTTGATACACTCTCCTGTGGGAAGTTTCGAGCCCAATAATTTCGGGTTGTATGACATGACAGGCAATGTTTTTGAATGGTGTAAAGATCAATATAGCGACTATTCTATTCCCCCCCGAAATGGAGATGGTTTAAGAATATCGGGCGAAACCGCTAGAATTGACCGTGGCGGAGGCTTCGCTTACGATCAACTTTCAGCCCGGATCGCTTCTAGAAATAAGGTCGACCCTGATTATAAAGATTATTTTCTGGGAGTCCGGCCTGTTCGTCTCATTTCCTATCTAAAATAA